A stretch of DNA from Manihot esculenta cultivar AM560-2 chromosome 7, M.esculenta_v8, whole genome shotgun sequence:
CTGTGATGGACATAGCTACAAGTAAAATCCACATAGAAATCTTGTTTCTGAGAGGAAGTACGGTGAGCAGAAAGATTATGCTGAGAGATGCAGAGAAAGAGACAGTGTTGCAGATGATAAATTCTTGGCTGTTATATTTATTGATACAAGTTATTGCTAAGTTTCTTGCCTCGATTATCCTCTTATTTGCGAGCGCATCCTTTATCATTCCAACTCTGCATACTGTTTCCTGGAAATCATCTTTCCATAGTTCACTTGGTGGGTTTATTACAGCTTGGAAAGCCATGGATGCAATAACAGTAGCCACTATCATTAAGTTGCCGCGAGTCTTTTCCAACCAATTACCTTGGTAATCTAGGTACTTGTTCCTCTTTTTAACGATGGGTTTTGGTGGTGCTTGTGGTGGATCTGTTTGTCCTCCTCTTGGTTCACTTTCTGCAATTTCATCTTGAATTGGGATGGTTCTGAAATCTGATGGATGGTCTGCCTCCATGATTGGTCTCTCTCAGGACTTCGTTAAAGATAAAGATATGCGTATGTATACATATTGTGTTGGTGGAGGGCTTGCATTGCACCAGTAAGGTATGTCTCATATGAGCATTCCAGATTTGTTAAATAACTCAGCTTAGTGTTGACCTTGCTTCTGTTAAAATACCTTGAAGGTTCAGAACAAGGTTACACTAACTTCTTAGCAATTTCCCTTGATAGAAAACTAGgaagaattataaataatttgaccAGATCAGTAGATACTTTTAGAGGCAACCCATTGACCATTAATAAAGATAGGAAGCATGTTGCTCTCTGCCGATGGCTGTCATCCATGCTTTGTAAGCGATCATTCAAAGGGTTGATGAAACTCTAAATTATTCTTTTCCCATTGATCAATTCAGATCGTAATGCTTCTTGCGGCTGTGATCATTACACTGATGTTGTCTATGATGGCCATCAGATAATGGTTTTGAAAGGAGAGA
This window harbors:
- the LOC110619579 gene encoding uncharacterized protein LOC110619579, with amino-acid sequence MEADHPSDFRTIPIQDEIAESEPRGGQTDPPQAPPKPIVKKRNKYLDYQGNWLEKTRGNLMIVATVIASMAFQAVINPPSELWKDDFQETVCRVGMIKDALANKRIIEARNLAITCINKYNSQEFIICNTVSFSASLSIIFLLTVLPLRNKISMWILLVAMSITVVFIAATYVILISLGGGGSKQERFNNAILLYYVVFWVLFLTMVVIFVVLKVMFWLSKKLAIGVFYAIKFLWKTGKQQKKLKVIKPPATRVSE